In Gimesia benthica, a single window of DNA contains:
- a CDS encoding STM4014 family protein: protein MSSQFVIIGNPENRRVHLFQQALESLGQPAARVVSYERLLQDVDCLRDIIRPGDIVRIESPGENFTVEKGLLARGVAAAEVEGNPFLSPRQIERLEYDHGLILHPRQWYMGYCSLLIQIGKCLSGIASIRLLNPPADIRELFDKRACHARCREAGCAVPESFPEIHTFEELLAFMQQRNERRVFLKLAHASSASGVVALHQNSRRIEAITSTELVNQDGQTRLYNSLKVRRYTDLREIRTLIDELCREGVHVERWMPKAALSHGRTFDLRVVVIAGQARHFVVRESRSPLTNLHLGNRRGDGERLQELLGADRWCALMEVCEQAAGVYPESFQVGVDLLLTPGFREALILELNAFGDLLPGILWEGEETYQSEISSLVTDYISVEYSRIAARVTRKI, encoded by the coding sequence ATGTCTTCTCAGTTCGTCATTATTGGTAACCCGGAGAATCGAAGAGTCCACCTGTTTCAACAGGCCCTGGAATCACTGGGGCAACCCGCGGCCCGTGTCGTTTCGTATGAACGACTGCTGCAAGACGTGGATTGTCTCCGGGATATCATTCGACCGGGCGACATTGTGCGGATCGAGTCTCCCGGAGAAAACTTCACCGTCGAGAAAGGACTGCTGGCCCGAGGCGTGGCTGCGGCCGAAGTGGAAGGAAACCCCTTTCTGTCTCCGCGTCAGATCGAGAGGCTGGAGTATGACCATGGTTTGATTCTGCATCCGCGACAGTGGTACATGGGCTATTGCAGCCTGCTGATTCAAATCGGTAAGTGTCTGTCGGGGATCGCATCCATCAGACTGTTGAATCCGCCGGCTGATATTCGGGAGCTGTTTGATAAACGGGCCTGTCATGCCCGGTGCAGGGAGGCAGGGTGTGCGGTTCCCGAGTCGTTTCCGGAAATTCATACGTTTGAGGAATTGCTTGCTTTCATGCAACAGCGGAATGAGCGACGTGTTTTTCTCAAGCTGGCACATGCCTCTTCCGCATCGGGTGTGGTGGCGCTGCATCAAAATTCCCGCCGGATCGAAGCGATCACCTCTACGGAGCTGGTGAATCAGGACGGGCAGACGCGACTCTATAATTCCCTGAAGGTCCGACGGTACACCGATCTGAGAGAAATCCGCACGTTGATCGACGAACTGTGCCGGGAAGGAGTGCATGTGGAGCGGTGGATGCCCAAAGCGGCGCTCAGTCATGGCAGGACGTTTGATTTGCGAGTGGTGGTGATCGCTGGTCAGGCCCGGCACTTTGTAGTGCGGGAGAGTCGGAGCCCGCTGACGAATCTGCACCTGGGGAACCGGAGAGGCGATGGTGAGCGGCTGCAGGAGCTTCTCGGTGCTGACCGATGGTGTGCGTTGATGGAAGTCTGTGAGCAGGCGGCGGGTGTTTATCCGGAGAGTTTCCAGGTGGGCGTTGATCTGCTGCTGACCCCCGGATTTCGCGAGGCCCTGATCCTGGAGCTGAATGCGTTCGGGGATCTGCTGCCCGGGATCCTGTGGGAAGGAGAGGAGACGTATCAGAGTGAGATCAGTTCTCTGGTGACGGACTATATCTCAGTTGAATACTCACGTATTGCTGCCAGGGTGACACGTAAAATATGA
- a CDS encoding efflux RND transporter permease subunit has product MKSFIRWAISNSPAMNIIMIAVILTGTVCLQSLNRETFPEFELDIISVSVSYPGASPEEVEEGICQKIEEAVRSVDGINKVTSTAAEGQGTVSLELRSDVSNRDRVLNNVRSAVDHITTFPALSEDPEVKLTEQTEQVIRVGVVGPKDNSEQAQLMLRKVAEYAREDLLQLPGISEVEFSGDKEYQIDIEVSEDTLQSHGLTIQQIAEAVRRENNDTPGGTIHSESQEVLLRGHNRRLTGSEIESLPLITQPGGAVLKVGDICTVRDGFADTTSISEIDGCPVLVLSVMRNPNEDLLAMVDTVYDYVNNHQLPPGYQLKTWGDRSIEVRGRIDLLTRNSWQGLIVVFLVLAAFLELRLAFWIAMGIPFSLLATAAYLLLTGQTLNMISMFAFVMALGIVVDDAIVVGENIYAHRQMGKSVLQAAIDGSVEVVPSVMASVSTTVIAFMPLLFVSGTLGKIVCVLPTVIIAMLIVSLIECMTILPCHLAHSDSIVFRMFHHVFYVVSWILVPLNWLNQLASTILNFVIEKIYRPALWWVMHNRMNFLAGCISAWIISIGLVSSGRTPFVFFPKLDSTSIQASVTFPDGTPEDVTVAAVRKVEAAFWRVAERLKSEQGEIARMAYITVGTQTGDAGPGRSTASNTDSSHLGGVEVELVDPSLRSYRSDEISAAWRAEVGDISGAESLTFGASFSGPGGSPIEFKLTANRDGIPHLAEAIDRCKAKLAEYPGVFDISDDSSPGKWEFRIRVKESALAIGVRAADLAETVRATYYGQEVMRLQRGRHEVRLMVRYPREDRQSIADFGDLRIRTSDGSERPLNELAQVEVVRGYSKINRIDQQRCITLTADVEESSGNAHEIVADLKENFLPQVLADYPGVRVRWGGQQEQEAQSFQSMFVGFGVALLAMFVLLAFEFKSYVQPLIILIIIPFGLVGAIAGHTLLDLPLTIFSIFGLVALSGIVINDSIVLVDFINHLRAGGMSDSEALLQAGQRRFRPVLLTTLTTVGGLTPILLEKSFQAQMLIPMATSVAFGEMFATILVLFLVPVLYSFYLGVAKLSIATPDKTRLASHRFDPETVTL; this is encoded by the coding sequence ATGAAGTCCTTTATACGCTGGGCGATCTCGAATTCTCCTGCAATGAATATCATCATGATCGCGGTGATTCTTACGGGGACGGTCTGTCTGCAGTCGTTGAATCGAGAGACTTTCCCCGAATTTGAGCTCGATATCATTTCCGTTTCTGTTTCGTATCCCGGTGCGTCACCAGAAGAGGTGGAGGAAGGGATCTGCCAGAAAATTGAAGAGGCAGTTCGGTCGGTTGACGGTATTAACAAGGTGACTTCAACAGCAGCTGAGGGACAGGGGACTGTCTCGCTTGAACTGCGTTCCGATGTTTCGAATCGGGACAGGGTCCTCAACAATGTTCGTTCCGCTGTGGACCACATTACCACTTTTCCGGCACTGTCAGAAGACCCGGAAGTCAAACTGACCGAACAAACCGAACAGGTCATCCGTGTGGGAGTGGTGGGCCCGAAAGACAACAGCGAGCAGGCACAACTGATGTTGAGGAAAGTGGCTGAATATGCTCGCGAAGATCTACTGCAGTTACCGGGGATATCAGAAGTGGAGTTCTCTGGAGACAAAGAGTATCAGATTGATATCGAAGTTTCCGAGGACACTCTTCAGTCCCATGGACTGACGATACAACAGATTGCTGAAGCTGTCCGGCGCGAAAACAACGATACTCCCGGGGGGACGATTCACTCGGAGTCCCAGGAAGTTCTGTTACGGGGACATAACCGACGTTTGACGGGCAGTGAAATCGAGTCACTTCCGCTGATTACACAGCCCGGTGGAGCGGTACTGAAAGTTGGTGATATCTGTACGGTCAGAGATGGGTTTGCGGACACCACGTCGATCAGCGAAATCGATGGATGTCCTGTGCTGGTCCTGTCTGTCATGCGTAACCCCAATGAAGACCTGCTGGCGATGGTCGATACGGTGTATGACTATGTCAACAACCATCAGTTGCCTCCCGGTTACCAGCTCAAAACGTGGGGCGACCGTTCGATCGAAGTACGTGGTCGCATTGATTTACTGACCAGGAACAGCTGGCAGGGTTTGATCGTGGTGTTTCTGGTCTTGGCGGCTTTTCTTGAATTGAGGCTGGCGTTCTGGATAGCGATGGGGATACCTTTTTCACTTTTGGCAACAGCAGCATACCTGCTGCTGACCGGGCAAACTTTGAATATGATCTCGATGTTTGCTTTCGTGATGGCCCTGGGAATTGTGGTAGACGATGCCATTGTCGTGGGGGAAAATATTTACGCACACCGCCAGATGGGAAAGTCCGTTCTTCAGGCGGCGATAGACGGCTCGGTTGAAGTTGTTCCCTCCGTCATGGCTTCGGTTTCGACGACCGTGATTGCCTTCATGCCATTGCTGTTTGTTTCCGGGACCCTGGGTAAAATCGTCTGCGTGTTACCAACAGTGATTATTGCAATGCTGATTGTGTCGCTGATTGAATGTATGACGATTCTCCCGTGCCATCTCGCACACAGTGACAGTATCGTATTTCGTATGTTTCACCACGTGTTTTATGTTGTCTCATGGATTCTGGTTCCGTTGAACTGGCTCAACCAGCTCGCGTCTACCATCCTGAACTTTGTAATTGAGAAGATCTACCGACCAGCCTTGTGGTGGGTGATGCATAATCGAATGAATTTTCTTGCTGGATGTATATCGGCCTGGATCATTTCGATTGGGCTGGTTTCGTCCGGGCGTACGCCTTTTGTTTTCTTTCCCAAGCTCGACAGCACCTCGATTCAGGCGTCTGTGACATTTCCCGATGGCACACCTGAAGATGTGACGGTTGCTGCAGTACGAAAAGTCGAGGCTGCATTCTGGCGTGTGGCGGAGCGACTCAAGTCCGAACAAGGCGAAATCGCGCGGATGGCATATATCACAGTGGGAACCCAGACAGGGGACGCAGGCCCGGGGCGATCTACAGCTTCGAATACCGACAGCAGTCATCTTGGTGGTGTGGAAGTGGAACTGGTCGATCCATCTTTACGATCGTATCGGAGTGATGAAATCTCAGCGGCATGGCGTGCAGAAGTGGGCGATATTTCGGGAGCCGAATCACTCACTTTTGGAGCCAGTTTTTCCGGTCCGGGTGGTTCACCGATCGAATTCAAACTCACTGCCAATCGGGACGGTATTCCTCATCTGGCAGAAGCCATTGATCGGTGCAAAGCGAAACTGGCGGAATATCCGGGGGTGTTTGACATCTCTGATGATTCATCCCCAGGGAAGTGGGAATTCCGCATTCGTGTGAAAGAGAGTGCGCTGGCTATCGGAGTCCGCGCTGCCGACCTTGCAGAAACCGTACGTGCAACTTACTACGGCCAGGAAGTGATGCGGTTACAACGGGGGCGTCATGAAGTAAGGTTAATGGTTCGTTATCCGCGCGAGGATCGCCAGTCGATTGCCGATTTTGGTGATTTACGGATTCGCACCAGCGATGGTAGCGAAAGACCGTTGAACGAACTGGCCCAGGTCGAGGTGGTGCGTGGCTATTCGAAGATTAACAGGATTGATCAGCAACGTTGTATTACACTGACTGCTGATGTGGAAGAGTCATCCGGGAATGCACATGAAATTGTTGCTGATTTGAAAGAAAACTTTCTTCCTCAGGTACTGGCAGACTATCCGGGAGTGCGTGTTCGCTGGGGAGGGCAGCAGGAGCAGGAAGCCCAGTCGTTTCAGAGTATGTTTGTGGGATTTGGAGTCGCCTTGCTGGCCATGTTTGTTTTACTGGCATTCGAATTCAAATCATATGTCCAACCGCTTATCATTCTGATCATAATCCCTTTCGGCCTGGTGGGGGCGATAGCGGGGCATACATTGCTTGATTTGCCATTGACCATTTTCAGTATTTTTGGACTGGTTGCCCTGTCCGGAATCGTGATTAATGATTCCATTGTTCTGGTTGATTTTATCAATCATCTGCGGGCAGGTGGCATGAGTGACAGCGAGGCCCTGCTGCAGGCCGGCCAACGCCGCTTTCGTCCAGTCCTGCTGACAACTTTAACCACAGTCGGCGGCCTGACCCCAATCCTGCTGGAGAAATCCTTTCAGGCGCAAATGCTGATTCCGATGGCCACCAGTGTCGCATTTGGGGAGATGTTTGCCACCATCCTGGTTTTATTCCTCGTGCCAGTTCTGTATTCCTTTTATTTGGGGGTTGCAAAATTGTCTATTGCCACTCCTGATAAAACCAGGCTTGCTTCTCACAGGTTTGATCCTGAAACTGTGACCTTGTGA
- a CDS encoding HAD family hydrolase → MLPNADIKAILFDLDNTLLDRSAAVRRYFTQLLQDASPPLPEDEFELTLLTILARDRLGYEDRAAFFDWAATTCFPDWAPAELWSDFREKLPRMIEPDPLCLELLQRLQPHYALAVITNGSAELQRAKIEAAGIDQLIDHIWISEETGAAKPDQASFAQALSALGVTPQQALFVGDHPYQDISGARQIGMHTCWMQLDRTFPGEFPEPHCQISSLDSLQCLVP, encoded by the coding sequence ATGCTACCCAATGCAGACATCAAAGCCATTCTGTTTGACCTCGATAATACGCTCCTCGATCGCAGCGCAGCGGTCCGTCGCTATTTCACACAGCTCCTGCAGGATGCGTCCCCACCCCTGCCCGAGGATGAATTCGAACTCACACTACTGACCATCCTGGCCCGCGACCGGCTGGGCTACGAAGATCGCGCCGCATTCTTTGACTGGGCCGCCACGACCTGTTTTCCTGACTGGGCTCCAGCTGAACTCTGGTCAGATTTCCGAGAGAAACTGCCCCGAATGATTGAACCCGATCCTCTCTGCCTGGAACTCCTGCAACGGCTGCAACCGCACTACGCGCTGGCCGTCATCACCAACGGTTCCGCAGAACTCCAGCGCGCGAAAATCGAAGCCGCCGGCATCGATCAACTGATCGATCACATCTGGATCTCAGAAGAAACGGGCGCAGCCAAACCGGATCAAGCCAGCTTTGCACAGGCGTTATCGGCATTGGGAGTCACTCCCCAGCAGGCCCTGTTCGTCGGCGATCATCCATATCAGGACATCTCCGGCGCCCGGCAGATCGGTATGCACACCTGCTGGATGCAACTGGACCGCACATTCCCCGGAGAATTCCCCGAGCCGCACTGCCAGATTTCTTCACTCGATTCACTACAATGTCTGGTACCATGA
- a CDS encoding efflux RND transporter periplasmic adaptor subunit produces the protein MQSNSLPVKVDEDSQQETGNTKGEHTSQPGHGNPIFSIRKLISVFTRSLISLLLICGSIVVFISLNTSRPAPVREKADSRQPFVETVAVQASHSGIDFDVDGVVIPYKRIEVPVEVAGVVAERSEKCRIGHFIEKGDVLVQIASREYQLEVRQLEEQLEQAEASLNELELNIASRERKVAIAQETQKIKSRDLARMKQLNSRNVVTDTDVDASRLEELESRNSLQLELDQLEVEKATRKRLKSSRDLAAVQLERARFDEERCTVRSPISGVITQEPAEEGVFLQRGATVATVQDVSTMEIRCSLNMRQMKWLLNSKESHSTAARDGVTTTAANMYRIPPTPVTVQFTVDGTEYSWSGTLVSFDGAEVDRQTRLVSCRVYVRQSKGQASQSRSNSADQQETHQVSLMTGMFVKLLVHSRPQTELLQIPEAALNPGDDVWVVSPTKTVRDASAVKDSKMITGSLQRIPVRIAHTVGKTVLVYAGESLNAGDRVVVSPLTAPVNGILVQYGVNP, from the coding sequence GTGCAGAGCAATTCGCTTCCAGTCAAGGTTGATGAAGACAGCCAGCAGGAGACTGGCAATACCAAGGGAGAACATACTTCTCAGCCAGGTCATGGTAATCCAATATTTTCTATCAGGAAACTGATCTCAGTATTCACTCGCTCCCTGATTTCACTTCTGCTGATCTGTGGGAGTATTGTGGTATTTATTTCTTTAAATACCAGCCGACCTGCGCCCGTTCGTGAGAAAGCCGATTCCAGACAACCCTTTGTCGAAACCGTCGCTGTCCAGGCAAGTCACAGTGGAATCGACTTTGACGTGGATGGCGTCGTGATTCCCTATAAGCGAATTGAAGTTCCGGTGGAAGTAGCCGGAGTGGTTGCGGAACGATCGGAAAAATGCCGCATCGGTCATTTCATCGAAAAGGGAGACGTACTCGTCCAGATTGCTTCACGCGAGTATCAGCTTGAAGTTCGTCAGCTGGAAGAGCAACTGGAACAGGCGGAAGCAAGTCTGAACGAGCTGGAGCTGAATATCGCGTCACGCGAGCGGAAGGTGGCGATTGCACAGGAAACACAGAAAATTAAGAGTCGCGATCTGGCCAGAATGAAGCAATTGAATTCGCGGAATGTAGTTACTGATACAGATGTGGACGCTTCTCGATTGGAAGAACTGGAATCCCGAAACTCGCTGCAGTTGGAGCTTGATCAGCTAGAAGTGGAGAAGGCAACCCGAAAACGGCTTAAGAGTTCACGGGATTTGGCCGCAGTGCAGTTGGAGCGAGCTCGTTTTGATGAAGAGCGTTGTACGGTGCGTTCCCCGATTTCGGGAGTGATCACGCAAGAGCCAGCTGAGGAAGGAGTTTTTCTTCAGCGTGGTGCGACAGTCGCCACGGTTCAGGATGTTTCGACTATGGAAATCCGTTGCAGTTTGAACATGCGGCAGATGAAATGGCTATTAAACAGTAAAGAATCGCACTCTACTGCTGCGAGAGACGGTGTCACGACCACGGCAGCGAATATGTATCGTATTCCACCAACTCCCGTAACAGTTCAGTTTACAGTAGACGGAACTGAATATTCCTGGTCAGGTACACTGGTCTCATTCGACGGCGCGGAAGTCGATCGCCAGACACGTCTGGTGTCCTGCCGCGTTTATGTTCGTCAATCCAAAGGGCAGGCGAGTCAGTCCAGGAGCAATTCGGCCGATCAACAGGAAACCCATCAGGTTTCGTTAATGACTGGGATGTTTGTCAAGCTTCTGGTTCATTCCAGACCGCAAACTGAATTACTGCAGATACCTGAGGCTGCACTCAATCCGGGAGATGATGTATGGGTTGTGTCTCCCACCAAAACTGTACGGGATGCCAGTGCGGTAAAGGATTCAAAAATGATTACAGGTTCGCTGCAGCGAATTCCTGTGCGTATTGCTCATACCGTGGGGAAGACTGTGCTGGTCTATGCGGGTGAGTCGTTAAATGCGGGGGACCGTGTGGTTGTATCTCCACTCACCGCTCCTGTGAACGGCATCCTTGTTCAATACGGGGTAAACCCATGA
- a CDS encoding STM4012 family radical SAM protein: MSHLQTLLAETPYLAYSYAYPHKSAYRPFTRPLPLQQIWEPEDHTDLSLYIHLPFCEYRCGFCNLFTLSNPQDDLATQYLQQLRIEARQVRDQLPDFHFSQLAIGGGTPTYLEPNELAQLFDILQKELNTSPAQIPCSLEASPATLTAEKVALIHDQGIDRISLGIQSFDEQEALSIGRPQKRREILEALELVRNIGIPTLNLDLIYGADGQTIGSFRDSLQQALSFQPEELYLYPLYVRPLTGLGRKPQQWDDHRLTLYRTGRDFLLERGYTQHSLRMFRRTDAIQPHDTQYCCQTDGMIGLGCGARSYTSRIHYSSEYAVGRTGVAAIIAHYLEQEPESFASAHYGVDLDREEQQRRFLIMSLLQTTGLSRDFYSRTFGGEVLSHFPDLQELAEHGLARITADTIILTPAGLERSDTIGPWLYSEQVLQRMETFQCH; encoded by the coding sequence ATGAGCCATCTACAGACACTGCTCGCGGAAACGCCCTACCTCGCCTACAGCTACGCCTATCCGCACAAGTCCGCTTATCGCCCGTTCACGCGACCGCTGCCCCTCCAGCAGATCTGGGAACCGGAAGACCATACTGATTTATCGCTTTACATCCATCTTCCTTTCTGCGAATACCGCTGCGGTTTCTGCAACCTGTTTACCCTCTCGAATCCCCAGGACGATCTCGCTACTCAATATCTGCAGCAACTCCGCATCGAGGCCCGGCAGGTTCGCGATCAACTGCCCGACTTCCATTTTTCTCAGCTCGCGATCGGGGGCGGCACCCCCACATATCTCGAGCCGAACGAACTCGCCCAACTGTTTGATATTCTCCAGAAAGAACTGAATACCAGCCCGGCACAAATCCCCTGCAGCCTCGAAGCTTCCCCCGCAACATTGACGGCGGAAAAAGTAGCCTTGATCCACGACCAGGGAATCGACCGTATCAGTCTTGGCATCCAGTCGTTTGACGAACAGGAGGCCCTCAGCATCGGACGTCCTCAGAAACGACGTGAAATTCTTGAGGCGCTGGAACTGGTTCGCAATATCGGCATTCCTACACTGAACCTCGACCTGATCTACGGTGCCGATGGACAGACGATCGGCAGTTTTCGCGACTCGCTTCAGCAGGCACTCTCCTTCCAGCCGGAAGAACTCTATCTCTATCCCCTGTATGTCCGCCCGCTCACCGGCCTGGGACGCAAACCGCAGCAGTGGGACGATCATCGCCTGACACTTTACCGCACCGGCAGGGACTTCCTGCTCGAACGGGGCTACACGCAACACTCGCTCCGCATGTTTCGCCGGACAGATGCGATCCAGCCTCACGACACACAGTACTGCTGTCAGACCGATGGCATGATCGGCCTGGGCTGCGGCGCCCGCTCCTATACCAGCCGCATTCATTACTCCAGCGAATACGCGGTCGGCCGCACTGGTGTGGCGGCCATCATCGCACATTATCTCGAACAGGAACCGGAGTCCTTCGCTTCAGCCCACTATGGAGTGGATCTGGATCGGGAGGAACAGCAGCGGCGGTTTCTGATCATGTCGCTTCTACAGACCACTGGCCTCTCCCGCGACTTCTACTCCCGGACCTTCGGCGGAGAGGTCCTCAGCCATTTCCCCGATCTGCAGGAACTGGCAGAACACGGGCTCGCACGAATCACCGCTGACACGATCATCCTCACCCCCGCCGGTCTCGAACGATCGGACACCATCGGCCCCTGGCTCTACTCGGAACAGGTCCTGCAGCGCATGGAGACGTTTCAATGTCACTGA
- a CDS encoding STM4015 family protein: protein MAYRLTLGYEREQEGMKFSDLLEKYLSHPQIGNVTALVIGCWDGAYEGSGAETVVDQLLDSSDLLTGLRHLFFGDITFEESEISWIGQADLSPLLRSFPQLEELRIRGANDLSLGRVNHEHLKTLVIEAGGLGADVVQEVTAAVLPELEHLELWLGTDEYGGDATIADVEPLLTGALFPKLKYLGLRNSMFSDEIAKAIAAAPILNQVEVVDVSLGTLSDEGAQALLDCNRLNQLKKLDLHFHYLSDEMCKKLSDLEIDVDVSDQQEPDEYNGEVNRYCAVSE from the coding sequence GTGGCCTATCGACTCACGCTGGGATACGAGCGAGAACAGGAGGGGATGAAATTTTCCGATCTGCTGGAGAAGTATCTGAGTCATCCTCAGATCGGCAATGTGACTGCACTGGTGATTGGCTGCTGGGATGGAGCTTATGAAGGATCCGGGGCAGAGACCGTCGTCGATCAGCTGCTGGATTCCAGTGATCTGCTGACCGGATTGCGGCACCTGTTTTTTGGTGACATCACATTTGAAGAAAGCGAAATCTCCTGGATCGGCCAGGCCGATCTGTCACCGCTGCTCAGATCGTTTCCTCAGCTGGAGGAGCTGCGCATCCGGGGAGCGAACGACCTCAGTCTGGGCCGTGTGAATCACGAGCATTTGAAAACACTGGTTATCGAAGCGGGGGGGCTGGGAGCAGATGTCGTTCAGGAAGTGACCGCTGCCGTTCTCCCGGAACTGGAACACCTGGAGCTGTGGCTGGGGACGGACGAGTATGGTGGAGACGCCACCATTGCCGACGTGGAGCCGTTGTTGACCGGCGCCCTGTTTCCCAAACTGAAGTATCTGGGACTGCGGAACAGCATGTTCTCGGATGAGATTGCCAAGGCGATCGCAGCGGCACCGATTCTAAACCAGGTCGAGGTAGTCGATGTGTCACTGGGGACCCTGAGCGATGAGGGAGCCCAGGCCCTGCTGGACTGCAATCGTTTGAACCAGTTGAAAAAGCTGGATCTGCATTTTCATTATCTGAGCGATGAGATGTGCAAAAAGTTGAGCGACCTGGAGATCGACGTCGATGTCAGCGATCAGCAGGAACCTGATGAGTACAATGGCGAAGTGAATCGTTACTGTGCGGTCTCTGAATAA
- a CDS encoding STM4013/SEN3800 family hydrolase yields the protein MIDARACLGTHDILLLTLDSLRFDVATRALQQGLTPNLARLLPETGWERRHSPGNFTYAAHQAFFAGFLPTPVTPGKHPRLFALEFPGSETIAPETCVFSSDNIVTGLAAQGYHTLCIGGVGFFNKQSPLGNALPELFQENHWYPSFGVTDRHSTRHQVDFTLERLQQLPDAQRLFLFLNVSATHQPSCIFKEGALADSVETQMAALAYADAQLCPLITALQQRAPLLCIICSDHGTTFGEDGYQGHRLAHPLVWDVPYLECLLPQTGGPA from the coding sequence ATGATTGATGCACGCGCCTGCCTGGGCACACACGACATCCTCTTGCTGACCCTCGATTCGCTCCGCTTCGATGTCGCAACCCGTGCGCTGCAGCAGGGACTGACCCCCAACCTGGCCCGCCTGCTCCCCGAGACCGGCTGGGAACGCAGACATTCACCAGGCAACTTCACCTATGCTGCTCACCAGGCCTTTTTCGCCGGGTTCCTCCCGACTCCCGTGACACCGGGCAAACATCCGCGACTGTTCGCCCTCGAATTTCCCGGCAGTGAAACCATCGCCCCAGAGACCTGTGTCTTCTCTTCAGACAACATCGTTACCGGACTCGCAGCACAGGGTTACCACACGCTCTGTATCGGCGGCGTCGGCTTCTTCAACAAACAGAGTCCGCTGGGCAATGCCCTGCCCGAACTGTTCCAGGAAAACCACTGGTATCCGTCCTTCGGGGTGACCGACCGGCACTCCACCCGGCACCAGGTCGATTTCACTCTCGAACGACTCCAGCAGCTTCCTGATGCGCAACGGCTCTTTCTGTTTCTCAATGTTTCAGCCACGCATCAGCCCAGTTGTATTTTCAAAGAAGGTGCACTTGCGGATTCCGTTGAAACCCAGATGGCAGCCCTCGCTTATGCCGACGCACAACTCTGTCCCCTGATCACAGCCCTGCAACAGCGGGCTCCGCTACTCTGTATCATCTGCTCCGACCATGGAACCACCTTCGGTGAAGACGGCTACCAGGGACACCGACTCGCACATCCGCTGGTCTGGGATGTTCCCTATCTCGAATGCCTGCTCCCCCAGACCGGAGGTCCGGCATGA
- a CDS encoding TetR/AcrR family transcriptional regulator — MENQDTPQRLLKAAIVEFAAKGLDNANLRDICARAEVNLNAVRYHFGSKEGLYIAAVEQANRTVIGEMQEPTVDDTVPPEDRLRKFIGEMLEVSMSDRSRSTPEEMLMFREILEPTEATAQIARSHAKPMFDQLNALIAELLPDGAPKIDQHLLAISVIGQCMHYQFGKQMDRLVISPSEYRKFTIPRVTDHILRVTLAAIREYSTEI, encoded by the coding sequence GTGGAGAACCAGGATACCCCACAACGACTTCTCAAAGCGGCAATTGTAGAATTTGCCGCAAAGGGCTTGGATAATGCGAACTTACGCGATATCTGCGCCCGCGCGGAAGTCAACCTGAATGCCGTCCGCTATCACTTTGGAAGCAAAGAGGGGCTATACATCGCGGCAGTGGAACAGGCCAACCGGACAGTCATCGGAGAAATGCAGGAACCAACTGTCGACGACACAGTTCCACCTGAAGATCGCCTGCGCAAGTTCATCGGGGAGATGCTGGAAGTCTCAATGAGCGACCGTAGTCGGTCGACTCCAGAAGAAATGCTGATGTTTCGCGAGATTCTGGAGCCAACTGAAGCCACCGCCCAGATCGCACGATCTCATGCCAAACCCATGTTCGATCAACTCAATGCTTTAATCGCAGAATTGTTGCCTGATGGGGCTCCCAAGATTGATCAGCATCTCCTGGCAATCAGTGTGATTGGACAATGCATGCACTACCAGTTCGGGAAACAGATGGATCGACTGGTGATTTCTCCCAGCGAATACCGCAAATTCACGATCCCCCGTGTTACGGATCATATTTTACGTGTCACCCTGGCAGCAATACGTGAGTATTCAACTGAGATATAG